A stretch of DNA from Lotus japonicus ecotype B-129 chromosome 4, LjGifu_v1.2:
GCATGCTTTGATTTATATTGATGTTATTGTGTAACATTGCCGAATCACTCTACTAGGTGTGTTATTTTCCTTCGGATATATGTGTGCTTTGGCTAGCCTATAGGCCTTAATCTAATAAATGCTGACAAAAATATTTGGGATGATGGTGCATTGAAAAACAGGATTTAGAGTTAAACACATACACTGAATGAAGCTAAATTGGTTCATATGAACCAATTGCTGTTATTGTCACATCTTTAGGAAAACGAATATCggaatatgaaaaatcattGAACTTCAATACATAATAAATGGCAGATATAGTTCCAAAAACAACAGCAtaccaaaacaaactaagacCAACTTTTTGCAATGGTTTTTTTGTTTAGATAACACTTTCAAGCAATAACCTTGATCACAAAAGTAGAAGAAAGCACATACATACGAAATTATTGATACTTAGGATTTGACCACATTCTTTCCTTGAGAAGCTGCTCCAATGTTTTAAAACAGTGGCTTAAGTTGAAAATGTTACAATTCTTAATCATAAAAAGTGAAAACCTCCTAATGAGATCACAATCCCATCCAAACACCAGTGAATGTGAGAACCAGAGAGAGCATAAACCATAAGCAAAACATGTAAATATCATTCACACAAACATATTTCAATTTCCAAGCAGACAAAACCCCAAAACCATGACTTGAAAgcaattaaaaattttaaaaacctTTTCTAAAAACAGATACTGATGATATAAGCGCGGAGAGAGGAAAGTAAGGTAGAACCAACGAGAAACGCTAATATAACAATAATTATCCTCATTCACATATAAATAAAGGAGATAGGTTTACTCAAGGTTGCTAATTTGTCTGTCCTAATCACTAAGCTCGACtcaagttcattccctgaaaaCAATTTCCTACTGATATaattctcactttctcttcttaGCTGGTGGCTGAGGagtctcctcttcttcctcttcatcctcatcatcgTCTTCATCCTCCCCGTCATCATCGTCTTCATCATCGGCTTCCTCATCGTCATCATCCTCCCCATCATCAGATCCTCCTGCACCATTAGCCTCAGGATCATCTTCAGGATCTGCTTCCTCACCTTCGTCACCTGAGTAGTCCTCtccctcatcatcatcatcatcgtctgcatcatcatcttcatcatctccgTCCTCATCATCCTCTGTTTCACTATCCTTGTTTGCTAGGTAAGCAGGTTTCCTCCCCAAAAGGTCTTCTAACGAAAACCTGACAACAATTTAACACACATCAGAatcattaatatttaataacaaCTGTACTACCTTCAAGTAAGGTACATAAGTTTATTCTTACCTTCCATCCTTTGAGTTCAACTTTGGTGGCACCAAATCAGTGATCATAGTCAGCAGATATCCAATCTAGTGGAAAATAAAAACAAGTAAATAATAGTCAACAGATTATAAATGCCAAGGATATTGTAGCTTATACTCATCAAATTGATCTTAAACCAACAAAACCCATGGCATACCAACAAGCGCAATTACTATAGAAGATTTTGGATCTATACATATTCAAGAAACAAACAGCAAAATAAAATCACAGCTTTAGTGTCAACAGATTCTCCCTGGTCTCAAATCCTGAAAAGGACTAATGTGCCATGTACACTGATGTATGTGAAAAACCACCACAATTAGTCAGGACTGGATCCAAGCCAACAATTAGTCAATTACTCAAACACAGAAAATAGGGGGAACAAGTAGGGCATTGTTCATCTGAACTGATGTATCCTTCATTTTTTTCAATTGTAGCATTATGAGAATTCCTCACCATGCAGCCACAACAAGTACAAACCCTAATACAAAACAAAGCATCTGAAACCATATCTAATTTACTCATGACAAACAGCAGAGATACAACAAGTACCAAAACACATCATCCGGCCACAACAATCCAGGGCAAAAGGGGGGCCTTAAACAGTGAATGGGGGAACAATCAGTCACATGAAACCCAATTGTAAACAATCCTAACAGTCAATGACACACAAAACATCATCCCTTGCTATGAGCCAACTAAAAACACAgttccaagcaaacaaatcagTGAAAAAACCCTACTTTCACAACAGCATACTAGGTTAACAGGCTAAACCACAGAGAAAAGGCAAGAATTTCAAATGGGCACATGATGAAAACACTAAACAAGATGAAAAGATGAGatttttgaagagaaaaatacCAGAGTGAGGGATTGAACGGCGGAGATGAGAGTGTCGGCGGCCACAGCATGGAGAAGAGAGGGCAACTCCTCCATGACGGTGAGGAAAGGAACCTGAGCCACCATCTCTGAGACCAATGCCATAGCCAAAAGAGTTTCCAACCAGCGGAGAGAAGAAGAGTCAATAGGTTTGGTCTGAATCTGAGAGAACACTACACTACTTAAGTAAAcccctcactcactcactctctctctctctagttcTCCACCGCTTTAGGGTTTTTGTGAACTAGTTTTATTTATTGGTGGAAGTAGCTAAACTATTTTCTATTTACAAAATGCCACTTGTCACTTTATCAtcaatttgaaattttgatttttgcACCCACAAAAAGTTGAAAATTTGATTTGTAGCACCTGGGTTTGGATCTTGTGTGCATGAGCTTTTGGGCCTCTCTTTTCATATTTACATTTGAATCTAAGGGTCTTCAATTTCATACCCCAAGCATCAAAATGACCAGCCTACCCAACATTTGAGAATCTCAAAACTACCCCTCCTTCATTTGACCACCACACCCCACTACCTTTCCCGCTTTCTTTCACTCTTACTCCCTCACTCACGAACCAACTCTCGACCtctacatcttcttcttcttcttcttcttcttcttcttcatcatcaaccTTTGCATCTTCTTCTACTTCATCATTAGCAGGCGCATCATCAAGCACCTCGTCATCTTCTTTACCTTTTGATTTGAGGTAAGCTTCCCTTCCCCTCATCTTTGTATTTTTATtcgcttcatcttcttcattggtCGACGAAGCTTCGTCATTCCAAGTTTTTAAATTCGAAGATGTGTTTAGAATTCCCAGATTTAGGTTAGATCCAGGGTTTATATCCCGGAACACAACTATTAACGTTTCGGGATTTAGAAACCGTAACATTACATAACGTGCTAGGATTTATAACCTAGAAGAATTTCATATGCTACAGTTCCGGCAATTAGAACCTGGAACACACCACTGTAGTTCTGAGATTTATAACCCAGAACATTTTGATCTTTCATGTGCTACAGTTCCGAGAATTAGAACCCGGAACACATGACTTTAGTTCCGGGATTTATAACCCGGAAGCATATGTTCTTTCATTTGTTATAGTTTCGGGAATTAGAACCCAGAACACACCATTTTGGTTCGGGGATTTATAACCTGGAACACATCCCTTTATTTTAAAACTTAGGTACTTGATTTAGAACCCGGAACACATCCCTTTATTTTAaaacttaggctatgtttggattgatggaacatAATGGAGCGGAGCGGAATGAAATATAATGGAACGGAATGGAATAAAAATTTCATTCCattgtttggatattttatgACGGAGCGGAACAAAGTTACTACTACATTGTTTGGATAATGGACGGAGCGGAATGGGTTATAATTTTTGTTATTCCTATATTacccttattttaaaataaaagacaaGCTGAAAAAGCAATTGAAAATTGGTAGCCAATATTCAATATCTTATGATCTGGTGTGTCTAACAACTGAAACATGAATGCTCCTATATTCCCATCGAGTATTGAAGACATTGAGCATACCAAGTACCAACAAGTTTCAAATTTACATTATGCAGAACTCAACATCTTTACAAACTATGACAATCCGGTGTCTGGCTTGGTTAAAGCCAGAGGAAAAACTTGAAATGGAAAAAGAGTTGTCCATGTGCCCAAGAAGATCTGCAGCATGTGTggttttatttaaatgaaaACTGGTTGGTTTGTACTTGCATTCGCATGATATTTTCGAAATTGACTGCTTTTCTTAGCTATGGCCTATGGATTTTGTACTCATTTTACAATTTTGGAGAAAATGAATGTtattaattttagattttacccaaaaaaaatcgTGTATAGAAAGATTTCCTACAAAATATTTGATACAGGAAGAATCAAAAGATTCAATCTTCAATGACAAAAGCAAAGCAAAGGAGAAAGCCAGATTGTTACGTGATGGTAGAAAATTAGGACCACCAACTAGGAGAAGTTATGTATGAAGGTTACCATGGGTAGAATagtattttcataatttaattaagtgATTAGTTTTTCTTTCCATTCCTTTCCATCCAATTTTGGGGGGAGCAAATATGAAGGAAAGCAATGGAGCATGATGGATCTTGGACCACTACTTACGATCTTGGACCACTACTTACCACTCCCCTccatcatattttaaataaaacaaacaatggaTCACTCCCTCCTTCCTCACCACTCCACTCCACTCCATCCCCCTCCCCCAATCCAAACAAAGCCTTAGGTTCCTGGACTTATAACCCCGAACACACCTCATTTAGTTTCAATTAGGTTAGGTTTCAGATTCTAAATCCCAAAACCTAATTCCaactaattttaaatttagGTTACAGGTTATAAATCTCGAAACCTAATTATGCATACCTTAGAATTTTTTTCAGTTGATGCAAATTATGAAAAATGTTGCTTAATTTGGTTTGTTTATAGATAGATGACTCACACACATGGAGGTGGACGGGGCCAGGAGGAAGGGGGTTGCATCCCTGGACGTGATCGTGGTCAGGGACCGCTTATGCCACAAAGAACAACGTACCGTAAGCTCCGACAAGCTAGGAAGGCCTCAGCTCCACAACCACTTATTCAAGAGCCTGCTCATGAAGAGCAGGATCCTGTGACACCAGCAGCAGCTCAGCAAGAGCATGTGGCACCTCAGGAGGAGCATATGCAACCAGCAGCTCAACAacaacctcttgttcttcaacGGGACCCTCCGTTTCCTGGATGTCGTAAGGATCTTTCATTGCTTACATCACGCCGCGTGGTACCATTTTTGTATCACGCCTTGCTACGGACCCGCCCGGTATGTATTGGATGGTTGTTTcatgtttggaaattttatttatGATTTTCGCTATTTTGTTTAATGTATGTTGATGTTTGAACATGTTTTAAAGTTTACATTTTATGTttggtgatgaagatgatgatttgaatgatgttaattttgatgatgatgattttgttGATGCTGATGATTACAATGTGTTGGTATGTGTTGATTTTAACCATGttaaatttttctatttaataccaggttataattttttgaatgaaaaaatatttaggTTCATACATTCCGAGATTTAAACACCAGGAACTTTAAATGTATTCCAGGATTTCATTACTCTGTAACACAAATGAATTGAATTATGGGAAAacaaatcacataacctat
This window harbors:
- the LOC130710353 gene encoding phosphopantothenoylcysteine decarboxylase subunit VHS3-like, with amino-acid sequence MALVSEMVAQVPFLTVMEELPSLLHAVAADTLISAVQSLTLIGYLLTMITDLVPPKLNSKDGRFSLEDLLGRKPAYLANKDSETEDDEDGDDEDDDADDDDDDEGEDYSGDEGEEADPEDDPEANGAGGSDDGEDDDDEEADDEDDDDGEDEDDDEDEEEEEETPQPPAKKRK